A region from the Phycisphaerales bacterium genome encodes:
- the tsf gene encoding translation elongation factor Ts — MAELNAKDVMALRNKTGLPMMACKAALLETNGDIEKAEDLLRKQLKGKMETKMDRAAGEGRIAISRTDEAATIVEVRAETDFTAKNEKFVAAAQKCADLAINETSGELKPSAAMAAAIDDLRISTGENISIARAHKLTQDPGSGAFGSYVHHDGKTGVLVQAEGSISDETLRQICMHITAAHPRPQGVSANDVPAHIVEKERKFRIEQAMESGKPKEIAEKMVEGGMRKFFEEIALLEQPFVMDPTKKIKDIVGPKASIVGFLRWQVGEGTN; from the coding sequence ATGGCTGAGTTGAACGCGAAAGACGTGATGGCCCTCCGCAACAAGACGGGCCTCCCCATGATGGCCTGCAAGGCTGCCTTGCTGGAGACCAACGGCGACATCGAGAAGGCCGAGGATCTCCTCCGAAAGCAACTCAAGGGCAAGATGGAGACCAAAATGGACCGTGCAGCAGGCGAGGGTCGCATCGCGATCTCGCGCACCGACGAGGCCGCCACAATTGTTGAGGTCCGCGCCGAGACCGATTTCACCGCCAAGAACGAGAAGTTCGTCGCCGCGGCCCAGAAGTGCGCCGACCTCGCGATCAACGAGACCTCGGGCGAACTCAAGCCCTCCGCCGCCATGGCCGCCGCCATCGATGATCTCCGCATCTCGACCGGCGAGAACATCTCCATCGCTCGCGCCCACAAACTCACCCAGGATCCCGGCTCGGGCGCCTTCGGGTCCTACGTCCACCACGACGGCAAGACCGGCGTGCTCGTCCAGGCCGAGGGCTCCATCTCCGATGAGACTCTCCGCCAGATCTGCATGCACATCACCGCCGCCCACCCGCGTCCCCAGGGCGTCTCGGCCAACGACGTTCCCGCCCACATCGTCGAGAAGGAGCGCAAGTTCCGCATCGAACAGGCCATGGAATCCGGCAAGCCCAAGGAAATCGCCGAGAAGATGGTCGAGGGCGGCATGCGCAAGTTCTTCGAAGAGATCGCCCTCCTCGAGCAGCCCTTCGTCATGGACCCGACCAAGAAGATCAAGGACATCGTCGGGCCCAAGGCCAGCATCGTCGGCTTCCTCCGCTGGCAGGTCGGCGAGGGCACGAACTAA
- the rpsB gene encoding 30S ribosomal protein S2 — MANQLVQDLIEAGIHFGQRASGWNPKMQPYIYGKRNGIHIIDIKETVKGLLLAKRFIAKTVADGKDVCFVGTKRQAKSVLEARVPDVKMHYVTERWLGGTLTNFRTIRTRLKRLEELEGIDAGADGFTKYSKKMESQLKREKRKISRNLEGIRHMEKLPGVLVVLDVRKEHTALKEARKLGIPTICLIDTDGDPDAADIAIPGNDDSMRSIDVVIRELCLAISEGRQNRDMTRNAEAASGESAGDAGQPRRSRRAQFRAADAEGESAEGSTPASPSRPEASKV; from the coding sequence ATGGCCAATCAACTCGTTCAAGATCTCATCGAGGCCGGCATCCACTTCGGCCAGCGCGCCAGCGGGTGGAACCCCAAGATGCAGCCGTACATCTACGGCAAGCGCAACGGGATCCACATCATCGACATCAAGGAGACCGTCAAGGGCCTCCTCCTCGCCAAGCGATTCATCGCCAAGACCGTCGCCGACGGCAAGGACGTCTGCTTCGTCGGCACCAAGCGCCAGGCCAAGAGCGTCCTTGAGGCCCGCGTCCCCGACGTCAAGATGCACTACGTCACCGAGCGCTGGCTCGGCGGCACGCTCACCAACTTCCGCACCATCCGCACCCGCCTCAAGCGCCTCGAGGAACTCGAGGGCATCGACGCCGGCGCCGACGGCTTCACCAAGTACTCCAAGAAGATGGAGAGCCAACTCAAGCGCGAGAAACGCAAGATCTCCCGCAACCTCGAGGGCATCCGCCACATGGAGAAACTCCCCGGCGTCCTCGTCGTCCTCGACGTCCGCAAGGAGCACACCGCCCTCAAGGAAGCCCGCAAACTCGGCATCCCCACGATCTGCCTCATCGACACCGACGGCGACCCCGACGCGGCCGACATCGCCATTCCCGGCAACGACGACAGCATGCGCTCCATTGACGTCGTCATCCGCGAACTCTGCCTCGCCATCAGCGAAGGCCGCCAGAATCGCGACATGACCAGGAACGCCGAGGCGGCCTCGGGCGAGTCGGCGGGCGACGCCGGCCAGCCCCGTCGCAGCCGCCGAGCCCAGTTCCGCGCCGCCGACGCCGAGGGCGAGTCCGCCGAGGGGTCCACCCCGGCCTCCCCGTCTCGCCCCGAAGCCTCCAAGGTCTAA